In the genome of candidate division KSB1 bacterium, the window CGCGACAAAAGAATTTTTCCGTTGATGAAAAAGGTTTTGAAAACGCTATGTCAGAGCAAAGAGATCGCGCACGAAAAGCTGGCAAATGGAGCCACTCGGCAGATTTCGATTACCAAAATTGGCAAGAGCTTTCTCAAGGAGAGGATTCGAAGTTTCTTGGATACACAGAACTGCAATGCGAATCTGAAATTCGAAAGTTTCATATCGAAGACAAGCAAATATTTTTAATCTTGAGTCAAACACCTTTTTACGGTGAGGCCGGTGGACAGGTCGGCGATGTCGGTGAAATTGTTGGCGACACCTTCAAAATTAAAATCCACGACACGGTTCGCGACGGCAGCATCTTTGTTCACATCGGTGAATTTACCGAGAGCAACAAAATAGATAATTCCAAAGTAACAGCGCGAGTAGACAAAACCCCGCGAAAATCCACTGCCCGCAATCACACTGCAACTCATTTACTTCACAAAGCTTTGCGCGAAACCCTCGGCACTCATGTCACTCAGGCTGGCTCGCTGGTTGCTCCGGACCATTTGCGCTTTGATGTCAGCCATTTTCAAAAGATTGCTCCGCAAGAATTGGAGAAAATTGAGGCTCGGGTAAATGAAAAAGTTCGAGACGATCTAGCGGTTAAGACGCTTCAAAAAACGTACGTTGAAGCCAGGGAAATGGGCGCTATGGCCATATTCGAAGAAAAGTACGGTGAGTATGTGCGGGTTGTCAAAATTGCTGACTTCAGCATGGAGCTTTGCGGTGGCACGCATTTGAATCACACCGGCGAAATCGGCTATTTTAGAATCTTGTCTGAGTCAAGTGCTGCTGCCGGAATTCGCAGGCTCGAGGCAGTAACCGGCGCCAAAGCCGATACTCTATTAAGAAAAGAAAAAAAACTGAGCCACAATCTTCAGGAAATCTTGAATTGCTCAAACGAAGAACTTGTCGACAAAGTTCAAAGTCTTTTAAGTGAAAAGCATCGACTGGAAAAAGAGATTCAACAACTAAGGGTGAAATCTGCACAGCAAGATATCGGGCAGCTTG includes:
- the alaS gene encoding alanine--tRNA ligase — its product is NLDMHGPFIYKLVPVLVDIMGDAFPELKEKHQFVSLVIKSEEESFNSTLDRGIEIFEKITADVEKSGQKEIPGQEAFRLYDTYGFPLDLTQLMARQKNFSVDEKGFENAMSEQRDRARKAGKWSHSADFDYQNWQELSQGEDSKFLGYTELQCESEIRKFHIEDKQIFLILSQTPFYGEAGGQVGDVGEIVGDTFKIKIHDTVRDGSIFVHIGEFTESNKIDNSKVTARVDKTPRKSTARNHTATHLLHKALRETLGTHVTQAGSLVAPDHLRFDVSHFQKIAPQELEKIEARVNEKVRDDLAVKTLQKTYVEAREMGAMAIFEEKYGEYVRVVKIADFSMELCGGTHLNHTGEIGYFRILSESSAAAGIRRLEAVTGAKADTLLRKEKKLSHNLQEILNCSNEELVDKVQSLLSEKHRLEKEIQQLRVKSAQQDIGQLVNSAQSLDGFKIVTSQMASKTVDELKQISDTLRAKIGSGVGVLSSVINDKASFVCVVTDDLISGKNLKAGDIIKQVAAIADGSGGGRPHMALAGGKNINKIEQALEKVPEIVSAIINK